A window of Perognathus longimembris pacificus isolate PPM17 chromosome 6, ASM2315922v1, whole genome shotgun sequence contains these coding sequences:
- the LOC125352877 gene encoding putative vomeronasal receptor-like protein 4, whose amino-acid sequence MIWSNIIQKIIFLFLTGPGIVGNILVFVRHVYAFVTGPERKPIDLILIHLTVSNAILICSTGIRDIATIFNFRNFIGNTGCKLLIYLGRVARGLSICTTCLLSMVQAITISPRTTFFRKFKPKTAWQVLPYLLFFWIFNSLVSFNLLHHIKAASSTNRSGIRRHAVYCYVVPSRQGVRWLFLSLMALRDVIFQSLMGWSSGHMAFHLYKHHKRVLYLHSSRLTHNSSPEIRATLSTLSLMTFFLVFYWADFILSFYIGSTITNDLKILNIGIVLVLGYASLSPLVLIVR is encoded by the coding sequence ATGATTTGGAGCAACATCATTCAGAAGAtaatcttccttttccttactgGACCTGGCATTGTGGGGAACATCCTTGTATTTGTGAGACATGTGTATGCTTTTGTTACAGGTCCTGAGAGAAAACCCATAGACCTTATCCTCATCCACTTGACTGTTTCTAATGCGATCCTTATCTGTAGCACAGGTATCAGAGACATAGCCACCATTTTCAATTTCAGAAACTTTATAGGCAATACAGGTTGTAAACTTTTGATTTATCTGGGAAGAGTGGCTCGAGGCCTTTCCATCTGTACCACCTGTCTCCTCAGCATGGTCCAGGCCATCACTATCAGTCCTAGGACCACCTTCTTCAGAAAATTCAAACCAAAGACTGCGTGGCAAGTTCTTCCCTATCTCCTCTTCTTTTGGATCTTTAATTCTCTGGTGAGTTTCAACTTGCTCCATCATATCAAAGCAGCCAGTAGCACAAACAGATCTGGAATTAGAAGGCATGCTGTGTATTGTTATGTGGTACCATCTAGACAAGGGGTTAGATGGCTTTTCCTCTCCCTCATGGCTCTTCGGGATGTGATctttcagagtctcatgggctggagCAGTGGGCACATGGCTTTCCATCTGTATAAACACCACAAGAGAGTCCTCTACCTTCATAGCTCCAGGCTCACACACAATTCCAGTCCAGAAATCAGAGCTACTCTAAGTACTCTCAGTCTCATgacatttttccttgtcttttattGGGCAgacttcattttgtctttttatatagGTTCTACTATTACAAACGATTTGAAAATACTAAATATTGGAATTGTTCTAGTACTTGGTTATGCCAGTCTCAGCCCCTTAGTCCTGATCGTCAGGTAG